The Rhizobium sp. ZPR4 DNA segment GACGCAACGCTTGAACTATGCCCAGCAATCCCCGGAACTCTTTAAAAAACTCTCGGAACTCAGCATGGCTCTGAAGGACAGTGCCATCGAACAGAAGATCCAGGATCTCGTTCACGTTCGCGCATCGCAGATCAACGGCTGCGCCTTCTGCCTGGACATGCACGTCAAGGAAGCCAAGATCCATGGCGAGAGCGAACTCCGGCTCTACCACATATCCGTCTGGCGAGAATCCAATCTCTTCATTCCTCGCGAGCGCGCCGCACTCGCCTGGACGGAAGCAGTGACGAAACTGCATGAAGGCGGCATTCCCGACGAACTCTACGAGCGCGTGCGCGGCCAGCTTTCCGAAAAGGAAATCTCCGACCTCACCTTCGCGATCATGGTCATCAATGCCTGGAACCGTGCCAGCATCGCCT contains these protein-coding regions:
- a CDS encoding carboxymuconolactone decarboxylase family protein, yielding MTQRLNYAQQSPELFKKLSELSMALKDSAIEQKIQDLVHVRASQINGCAFCLDMHVKEAKIHGESELRLYHISVWRESNLFIPRERAALAWTEAVTKLHEGGIPDELYERVRGQLSEKEISDLTFAIMVINAWNRASIAFKTVPGSADKAYGLDRAGLN